The Chlorocebus sabaeus isolate Y175 chromosome 6, mChlSab1.0.hap1, whole genome shotgun sequence genome has a segment encoding these proteins:
- the EXOSC5 gene encoding exosome complex component RRP46 — translation MEEEMHTDAKIRAEIGTGCSPRGPGCSLRHFACEQNLLSRPDGSASFLQGDTSVLAGVYGPAEVKVSKEIFNKATLEVILRPKIGLPGVAEKSRERLIRNTCEAVVLGTLHPRTSITVVLQVVSDAGSLLACCLNAACMALVDAGVPMRALFCGVTCALDSDGTLVLDPTSKQEKEARAVLTFALDSVERKLLMSSTKGLYSDSEFQQCLAAAQAASQHVFRFYRESLQRRYSKS, via the exons ATGGAGGAGGAGATGCATACTGACGCCAAAATCCGTGCTGAAATTGGAACAGGGTGCAGCCCTCGGGGTCCCGGCTGCAGCCTCCGGCACTTTGCCTGCGAACAGAACTTGCTGTCGCGGCCAGATGGCTCTGCTTCCTTCCTGCAAG GTGACACCTCTGTCCTGGCGGGTGTGTACGGACCGGCCGAGGTGAAGGTCAGCAAAGAGATCTTTAACAAGGCCACACTCGAAGTGATCCTGAGGCCGAAGATCGGGCTGCCTG GTGTTGCAGAGAAGAGCCGGGAGCGACTGATCAGGAACACGTGCGAGGCGGTGGTCCTGGGCACATTGCACCCCCGCACCTCCATCACTGTGGTGCTGCAGGTTGTCAGTGATGCCGGCTCT CTCCTGGCCTGTTGTCTGAATGCCGCCTGCATGGCATTGGTGGACGCAGGTGTGCCCATGAGGGCTCTCTTCTGTGGGGTCACCTGTGCCCTAGACTCTGATGGGACTCTCGTGCTGGATCCTACATCCAAGCAAGAAAAG GAGGCCCGGGCAGTCCTGACCTTTGCCCTGGACAGTGTGGAACGGAAGCTGCTGATGTCCAGCACCAAGGGGCTCTACTCGGACTCTGAG TTCCAGCAGTGCCTGGCTGCGGCCCAGGCTGCTTCGCAACACGTCTTCCGCTTCTACCGGGAATCGCTGCAGAGGCGTTACTCCAAGAGCTGA